In one Lolium rigidum isolate FL_2022 chromosome 3, APGP_CSIRO_Lrig_0.1, whole genome shotgun sequence genomic region, the following are encoded:
- the LOC124699625 gene encoding putative F-box/FBD/LRR-repeat protein At2g05300 produces the protein MAERSEDDGDSKPDLVGGEDHIGALPDVLLQQVLSLLPSREAVRTCVLAARWRTLWKAVPSIRINSAGEIYRNPLALSMFANYLLLLRDRTALHECEINSYYGGDTEEAFRYIELWMRYAVSCQARVLRVHVKNELKDLCLSNVSLLTQHLARLGLCSVEVGGRFLDFSGCPALKVLKMEHCTINAGRISSLSLSHLIICYGSFIANGRTRISAPSLVTLELDEFMGYTPLLEPMPSLIRAFLSLSAGWILNGTLCLAS, from the exons ATGGCTGAGAGGTCCGAAGACGACGGAGACAGCAAACCGGATCTGGTCGGCGGCGAGGACCACATCGGCGCCCTCCCGGACGTGCTCCTCCAGCAGGTGCTGTCGCTCCTGCCCTCTCGCGAGGCCGTGCGGACGTGCGTGCTCGCCGCCCGCTGGCGCACGCTCTGGAAGGCCGTGCCCTCCATCCGTATCAACTCTGCCGGCGAGATATACCGCAACCCTCTGGCGCTGAGCATGTTTGCCAATTACCTGCTTCTCCTCCGCGACCGGACGGCCCTGCATGAATGCGAGATCAACTCGTACTACGGCGGGGACACCGAGGAGGCGTTCCGCTACATCGAGCTCTGGATGCGTTATGCTGTGTCGTGCCAAGCTCGGGTGCTCCGGGTTCATGTCAAAAATGAGCTCAAGGACCTGTGTCTGTCAAACGTGTCTCTTCTCACCCAGCACCTGGCAAGGCTGGGGCTCTGCAGCGTTGAGGTTGGGGGACGCTTCCTGGATTTTTCGGGCTGCCCGGCACTGAAGGTCTTGAAGATGGAACATTGCACGATAAACGCCGGGAGGATCTCGTCACTATCGCTAAGCCATCTCATCATCTGCTATGGAAGTTTTATAGCCAATGGCCGCACTCGCATCTCTGCCCCAAGTCTTGTTACCTTGGAACTAGACGAGTTTATGGGTTATACTCCTCTGCTTGAGCCTATGCCGTCACTGATAAGGGCATTTCTCAG TTTATCGGCAGGATGGATTTTAAATGGCACGTTATGTTTAGCCAGTTGA